In one Ictalurus furcatus strain D&B chromosome 28, Billie_1.0, whole genome shotgun sequence genomic region, the following are encoded:
- the alg9 gene encoding alpha-1,2-mannosyltransferase ALG9 — protein sequence MATKGLRQRNRRGSKQDASTANSPAVNENRAVKDEKGVEDSKSTESRNESSSKAGQVWAPEGSTAFKCLVSARFCAALLSNISDCDETFNYWEPTHYLLYGKGMQTWEYSPVYAIRSYAYLWLHALPAYFHAKILQTNKVLVFYFLRCVLAFACCVCELYFYKAVCKKFGLHVARLMLAFLVLSAGMFCSSAAFLPSTFCMYSTVVAMTGWFQGSPSLAILGIAAGAIVGWPFSALLGFPIAFDLLLVKKKWKSFITWTLVALVLFLVPIVVVDSYYYGKLVVAPLNIILYNVFTPHGPDLYGTEPWHYYFVNGFLNFNIVFVLALFSLPLTALMEGLLQRFNVQNLGRPYWLTLSPMYLWMLIFFTRPHKEERFLFPIYPLICLCGAVALSSLQKCYHFMFQRYRLEHYTISSNWLALASVLLFGVLSLSRSVALFRGYHAPLDLYPEFHRIAKDPSIHTVPDGRPVSVCVGKEWHRFPSSFLLPNNWQLQFIESEFRGQLPKPFASGPDATRLIPTDMNDQNLEEPSRYVDVKHCHYLVDLATDTETPREPRYAANKDEWSIVTEKPFLDTSKSSRFYRAFFVPFLSEQYTSYSRYVILKPRRVKHSRRRTQP from the exons ATGGCGACGAAGGGACTCCGTCAGCGTAACAGACGGGGAAGCAAACAGGACGCGAGCACCGCGAACAGTCCGGCTGTCAACGAAAACCGGGCGGTAAAGGACGAGAAAGGCGTCGAGGATAGTAAATCCACCGAGTCGAGAAATGA GTCCTCCAGTAAGGCCGGCCAGGTTTGGGCTCCTGAGGGCTCCACTGCTTTCAAGTGCCTGGTGTCGGCCCGCTTCTGCGCCGCTTTGCTCAGCAACATCTCCGACTGTGACGAGACCTTCAACTACTGGGAGCCG ACTCATTACCTGCTGTATGGAAAAGGGATGCAGACATGGGAATATTCCCCCGTCTATGCCATTCGCTCCTACGCGTACCTGTGGCTGCATGCCCTTCCGGCGTACTTTCATGCCAAGATACTTCAGACCAACAAG gtcCTCGTATTTTACTTCCTCCGCTGCGTGCTGGCGTTcgcctgttgtgtgtgtgaactctaCTTCTACAA GGCGGTCTGTAAGAAGTTTGGCCTACACGTCGCCCGGCTCATGCTGGCCTTCCTGGTTCTAAGCGCAGGGATGTTCTGCTCCTCTGCAG CATTTCTGCCCAGTACTTTCTGCATGTACAGCACGGTGGTCGCGATGACCGGCTGGTTCCAAGGGAGCCCGAGTCTGGCCATACTGGGCATAGCGGCTGGCGCCATTGTAGGCTGGCCCTTTAGCGCTCTGCTTGG cTTTCCCATTGCGTTTGACCTCCTCTTGGtgaagaagaaatggaaaagTTTCATCACATGGACACTAGTGGCCCTTGTGCTCTTTCTG GTCCCGATTGTCGTGGTGGACAGTTATTACTATGGCAAGCTGGTGGTCGCACCTCTTAATATAATACTGTACAACGTCTTCACTCCTCATGGGCCAGATCTTTATG GTACTGAGCCTTGGCACTACTATTTTGTGAACGGGTTCCTCAACTTCAACATTGTGTTTGTGCTGGCGCTGTTTTCGCTTCCTCTTACTGCTCTCATGGAGGGTCTGCTACAGCGGTTCAACG TGCAGAACCTTGGTCGTCCCTACTGGCTCACCCTGTCTCCCATGTACCTCTggatgctgattttcttcacaCGTCCCCACAAGGAGGAGCGCTTTCTGTTTCCCATCTACCCCCTCATCTGCCTGTGCGGTGCCGTGGCTCTTTCGTCTCTCCAG AAATGCTACCACTTCATGTTTCAGCGATATCGTTTGGAGCACTACACCATCTCCTCCAACTGGCTGGCTCTGGCCTCCGTTCTTCTCTTcggtgtgctctctctctcccgttcGGTGGCTCTCTTCCGAG GTTATCACGCTCCCCTGGATCTGTATCCCGAGTTCCACCGCATCGCCAAAGACCCGTCCATCCACACGGTACCCGACGGCCGGCCGGTGAGCGTGTGCGTGGGTAAGGAGTGGCACCGCTTCCCCAGCAGCTTCCTCCTGCCCAACAA CTGGCAGCTCCAGTTCATCGAGTCGGAGTTCCGGGGGCAGCTGCCGAAGCCTTTCGCATCAGGCCCGGACGCTACACGACTCATCCCGACAGATATGAACGACCAGAATCTGGAGGAACCGTCGCGATAC gTGGATGTGAAGCACTGCCACTATCTGGTGGACCTGGCCACAGACACCGAAACCCCACGAGAACCACGCTACGCCGCTAACAAAGACGAGTGGAGCATCGTCACAGAAAAACCCTTCCTAGATACTTCAAA GTCATCCAGGTTCTACAGGGCGTTCTTCGTTCCTTTCCTATCTGAGCAGTACACCAGTTACAGCAGATACGTCATCCTGAAACCACGGCGAGTGAAACACAGCAGGAGACGAACGCAGCCCTAG
- the ppp2r1ba gene encoding protein phosphatase 2, regulatory subunit A, beta a: MAGADGDDSLYPIAVLIDELRNEDVQLRLNSIKKLSTIALALGVERTRTELLPFLTDTIYDEDEVLLALAEQLGNFTMLVGGPEYVHCLLPPLESLATVEETVVRDKAVESLRKISHEHSPVDLEVHFEPLVKRLASGDWFTSRTSACGLFSVCYPRVSSTVKAEIRQHFRNLCSDDTPMVRRAAASKLGEFAKVLELDYVKSDIISLFTALASDEQDSVRLLAVEACVSIATLLPQEDLESLVMPTLRQAAEDKSWRVRYMVADKFSELQKAVGPEITKNDLVPAFQNLLKDCEAEVRAAAANKVKEFCENLPEDSRETIIMNHILPCVKELVSDTNQHVKSALASVIMGLSTILGKDNTIEHLLPLFLAQLKDECPEVRLNIISNLDCVNEVIGIRQLSQSLLPAIVELAEDAKWRVRLAIIEYMPLLAGQLGVEFFDEKLNSLCMAWLVDHVYAIREAATCNLTKLVEKFGAEWAQNTIVPKVLGMANDPNYLHRMTTLFCINALSEACGQEITTKHMLPVVLKMSNDQVANVRFNVAKSLQKIGPVLDSNSLQTEVKPVLEKLAADQDIDVKYFAQEAISVLALA; encoded by the exons ATGGCGGGTGCCGACGGCGATGATTCTCTTTACCCCATTGCGGTGCTTATTGACGAATTAAGAAATGAAGACGTCCAG ttgcgGCTGAACAGCATTAAGAAGCTCTCCACCATCGCCCTGGCATTGGGTGTTGAGAGGACACGCACAGAACTGCTCCCTTTCCTTACAG ATACTATCTACGATGAGGACGAAGTGCTCCTTGCGCTCGCTGAGCAGTTGGGCAACTTCACCATGCTGGTCGGAGGCCCTGAATATGTGCACTGTCTCCTT CCACCGTTGGAAAGTCTGGCCACGGTAGAGGAGACTGTGGTGCGGGACAAAGCTGTGGAATCACTGCGGAAGATCTCACATGAGCACTCCCCTGTGGACCTGGAGGTGCACTTCGAGCCCCTGGTAAAACGCCTGGCCAGCGGCGACTGGTTCACTTCACGCACTTCAGCTTGCGGTCTCTTCAGCGTCTGCTACCCGCGGGTCTCCAGCACCGTCAAAGCCGAGATTCGCCA GCACTTTCGTAACCTTTGCTCTGACGATACTCCGATGGTCCGCCGTGCCGCTGCGTCTAAGCTGGGCGAGTTTGCCAAAGTGTTGGAGCTGGATTACGTCAAGAGCGACATCATTTCTCTGTTCACTGCACTGGCTTCTGACGAGCAG GACTCGGTGCGTCTCTTGGCTGTGGAGGCGTGTGTGAGCATCGCCACGCTGCTGCCCCAGGAGGACCTGGAGTCTCTAGTCATGCCCACTCTGCGCCAGGCCGCCGAAGACAAGTCCTGGAGGGTGCGCTACATGGTGGCAGACAAGTTCTCTGAG TTACAAAAGGCAGTCGGTCCAGAAATCACAAAGAACGACCTCGTGCCAGCCTTCCAGAACCTCCTCAAAGACTGCGAGGCTGAAGTGCGCGCCGCTGCCGCCAATAAGGTTAAAG AATTCTGCGAGAATTTACCGGAAGACAGCCGAGAGACGATCATCATGAATCATATTCTTCCCTGTGTCAAG GAACTGGTTTCGGACACAAATCAGCACGTCAAATCGGCTCTGGCCTCCGTGATCATGGGTTTGTCGACCATTCTGGGCAAGGACAACACCATCGAGCACCTGCTTCCTCTCTTCCTGGCTCAGCTCAAAGATGAG TGTCCAGAGGTGCGTCTGAACATAATCTCTAATCTGGACTGTGTGAATGAGGTCATCGGGATCCGCCAGCTCTCCCAGTCTCTCCTCCCTGCCATTGTAGAGCTTGCAGAAGATGCCAAGTGGAGGGTGCGGCTGGCCATCATTGAATACATGCCGCTTTTGGCCGGCCAGCTG GGTGTGGAGTTCTTTGACGAGAAACTGAATTCCCTGTGCATGGCGTGGCTCGTCGACCATG tatATGCCATCCGAGAGGCAGCCACCTGCAACCTGACGAAGCTGGTGGAGAAGTTTGGTGCCGAGTGGGCTCAGAACACTATTGTTCCTAAAGTGCTGGGAATGGCCAACGACCCCAACTACCTGCATCGTATGACCACGCTCTTCTGCATCAAC GCTCTGTCGGAGGCGTGCGGTCAGGAGATCACCACCAAGCACATGCTCCCCGTCGTCCTGAAAATGTCCAACGATCAGGTGGCTAACGTACGCTTCAACGTGGCCAAGTCTCTGCAGAAGATCGGTCCTGTTCTGGACAGCAA CTCTCTGCAGACTGAGGTGAAGCCTGTGCTGGAGAAATTGGCCGCAGACCAAGACATCGACGTCAAATATTTTGCCCAAGAGGCCATAAGTG TTCTTGCCCTGGCCTAA